Proteins from one Candidatus Methylomirabilota bacterium genomic window:
- a CDS encoding SDR family NAD(P)-dependent oxidoreductase: MRLQGRVTAITGGALGIGRATALLFAAEGAAVAIGDVDVAGAEAVAKDIAGRGGRAIAVGVDVGDADQVQAFVDRVVTEFGRLDVMFANAGIAYSAPFLEHPEAQWHRVLRVNLTGVFLCCQTAARQMVKQGGGRIITTASINGLRGVENLVGYNAAKAGVIELTKTMAVELAEHRIAVNAIAPAQIDTRLTRGLPEEARRRRVARIPMGRFGEVDEVARAALFLASDDASFITGHTLAVDGGYLAGGLWSRSGSR, from the coding sequence ATGCGCTTGCAAGGACGGGTTACAGCGATCACGGGGGGCGCGCTCGGGATCGGCCGCGCCACCGCGCTTCTGTTCGCCGCCGAAGGCGCGGCGGTGGCGATCGGTGACGTCGACGTGGCCGGCGCCGAGGCCGTCGCGAAAGACATCGCCGGGCGCGGCGGCCGGGCGATCGCCGTCGGCGTGGACGTCGGTGACGCGGATCAGGTGCAGGCGTTCGTGGACCGAGTCGTGACGGAGTTCGGGCGCCTCGACGTGATGTTCGCGAACGCGGGCATCGCGTACTCGGCGCCGTTCCTCGAGCATCCCGAGGCGCAGTGGCATCGCGTGCTGCGCGTCAACCTCACCGGCGTCTTCCTGTGCTGCCAGACGGCCGCGCGTCAGATGGTCAAGCAGGGCGGCGGTCGCATCATCACGACCGCGTCGATCAACGGCCTTCGCGGCGTGGAGAACCTCGTCGGGTACAACGCGGCGAAGGCCGGCGTGATCGAGCTGACCAAGACGATGGCCGTGGAGTTGGCGGAGCATCGCATCGCGGTGAACGCGATCGCGCCGGCGCAGATCGACACGCGGCTCACGCGCGGCTTGCCCGAAGAGGCGCGGCGGCGACGCGTCGCGCGGATCCCGATGGGGCGCTTCGGCGAGGTCGACGAGGTGGCGCGCGCCGCGCTCTTTCTCGCCTCCGACGACGCGAGCTTCATCACCGGCCACACGCTCGCGGTCGACGGCGGCTATCTCGCCGGCGGCCTCTGGTCGCGGAGCGGCTCGAGATAG